The following proteins are co-located in the Microcystis wesenbergii NRERC-220 genome:
- a CDS encoding sulfate ABC transporter substrate-binding protein, protein MQSSQSCLSLLMATVLTGGMLVSCTPSPTNSDNDSQKPLTVTLVSYAVTQSAYEKIIPKFVEEWQQKTGQKVTFEQSYGGSGSQTRAVIDGLEADVVALALALDTKKIEQAGLIQPGWEKEAPNDSIVHKSVVAFVPRDANIKINKWSDLAKDNIKVITANPKTSGGARWNFLALWGSVTQAGGSEQAAQTFVEKVFKNAPVLPRDARESSDVFFKQGQGNVLINYENEMILANQKGEKLAYTVPTDYNISIDNPVAVVDANVDKKSTRKVAEAFVQFLFTPEAQREFAKVGFRPVEPTIVKEFESKFPQIKNLFTVQDLGGWDQVQKQFFDGGAVFDKILTKAGKS, encoded by the coding sequence ATGCAGTCATCCCAGTCTTGTTTGTCCCTACTCATGGCAACTGTCCTGACGGGGGGAATGCTGGTATCTTGCACCCCATCCCCCACCAATAGCGACAATGACAGCCAAAAACCCCTGACTGTGACGCTTGTTTCCTATGCTGTCACCCAAAGTGCCTACGAAAAAATCATTCCCAAATTTGTCGAGGAATGGCAACAAAAAACGGGGCAAAAGGTAACTTTTGAACAGAGTTATGGTGGTTCCGGTTCCCAAACTCGTGCCGTTATCGATGGTTTAGAAGCGGATGTGGTAGCGTTGGCTTTAGCTTTGGATACCAAGAAAATTGAGCAAGCGGGATTAATTCAACCCGGTTGGGAAAAAGAAGCTCCGAATGACTCTATTGTTCATAAATCTGTAGTGGCTTTTGTTCCTCGTGATGCCAATATTAAAATTAATAAATGGTCAGATTTAGCCAAGGATAATATTAAAGTTATTACCGCTAATCCCAAGACTTCTGGCGGAGCGCGCTGGAATTTTCTCGCTCTTTGGGGTTCGGTGACGCAAGCGGGAGGCAGTGAACAAGCGGCGCAAACTTTTGTCGAAAAAGTGTTTAAAAACGCGCCAGTTTTACCTAGAGATGCTCGCGAATCTAGTGATGTATTTTTTAAACAAGGCCAGGGAAATGTGCTGATTAATTACGAAAATGAGATGATTCTCGCTAACCAAAAAGGCGAGAAGTTGGCCTACACTGTTCCCACCGATTACAATATTTCTATTGATAATCCCGTGGCGGTTGTTGATGCCAATGTGGATAAAAAAAGTACGAGAAAAGTGGCCGAGGCTTTTGTGCAGTTTTTATTTACCCCAGAGGCACAAAGAGAATTTGCTAAGGTGGGTTTTCGTCCCGTTGAACCGACGATAGTTAAAGAGTTTGAGAGTAAATTTCCTCAGATAAAAAATCTCTTTACCGTGCAGGATTTAGGCGGTTGGGATCAGGTACAAAAACAATTCTTTGATGGTGGAGCCGTCTTCGATAAAATTCTGACTAAAGCTGGTAAATCCTAA
- a CDS encoding sulfate/molybdate ABC transporter ATP-binding protein — protein MSITIHQVSKRFGNFQALDNINLTIPEGKLVALLGPSGSGKSTLLRSIAGLESPDNGAIIINGQDTTHVDPRRRNIGFVFQHYALFKHLTVRQNIAFGLEIRQQKSPVIKKRVEELLELIQLQGLGDRYPAQLSGGQRQRVALARALAIQPNVLLLDEPFGALDAKVRKELRVWLRNLHEEVHVTSVFVTHDQEEAMEVADTIVVMNHGKIEQVGSPAEIYDHPATPFVMQFIGEVNILPNLAGLGNGHHQGHNSTVFIRPHDLEIMPSQDGLNSWAVVKRVIHLGWEIQVELMLADGEMVVAYLNREEYKQLQLQPEQTVNLKPRKATLLTDFDNKSEKFIDYSI, from the coding sequence ATGAGTATTACCATCCACCAAGTTTCCAAACGTTTCGGCAATTTTCAAGCCTTAGATAATATCAATTTAACCATTCCTGAAGGCAAATTAGTCGCCCTCCTCGGACCATCGGGATCGGGAAAATCAACCTTATTACGTTCAATTGCGGGATTAGAAAGTCCCGACAATGGCGCGATTATTATTAACGGACAAGATACTACCCATGTGGATCCTAGACGGAGAAATATCGGCTTTGTTTTTCAACATTATGCCCTATTTAAACATTTAACTGTTCGTCAAAATATTGCTTTTGGTCTAGAAATTCGCCAGCAAAAATCGCCAGTAATTAAGAAAAGAGTTGAGGAATTATTAGAATTAATTCAATTACAAGGATTAGGCGATCGCTATCCCGCCCAATTATCAGGAGGACAACGGCAAAGAGTAGCTTTAGCCCGCGCTTTAGCCATTCAACCGAATGTATTATTATTAGATGAACCCTTTGGGGCTTTAGATGCAAAAGTTAGAAAAGAATTAAGGGTATGGCTGAGAAATTTACACGAAGAAGTTCACGTTACCAGTGTTTTTGTTACCCACGATCAAGAGGAAGCAATGGAAGTAGCCGATACGATTGTCGTGATGAATCATGGTAAAATTGAACAGGTGGGTTCTCCCGCCGAAATTTACGATCATCCAGCCACACCTTTTGTGATGCAATTTATTGGGGAAGTGAATATCTTACCTAATCTAGCGGGATTAGGAAATGGGCATCATCAGGGTCATAATTCTACCGTTTTTATCCGTCCCCACGACCTCGAAATTATGCCCAGTCAAGATGGATTGAATAGTTGGGCAGTGGTAAAAAGAGTTATTCATTTAGGCTGGGAAATACAAGTAGAATTAATGTTAGCCGATGGGGAAATGGTGGTGGCTTATCTCAATCGTGAGGAGTACAAGCAATTACAGTTACAACCAGAACAAACGGTAAATTTAAAACCAAGAAAAGCGACCTTACTCACTGATTTTGACAATAAAAGTGAGAAATTTATCGATTATTCAATTTAA
- the rnc gene encoding ribonuclease III: protein MSCLPPFQNALLLTQALTHRSYVNEQSELTENNERLEFLGDAILAFLVGELLYQKYPAMNEAELTRLRSNLVKEEQLAQLGLEIGLGELMRLGKGAIKDRGRSNPTLLADTFEAIIGAYYLDSGLNAVKNYLHQLFIPVASHLVSQQSESPSFIDAKNLFQQWALANFASNPEYAIIDVTGPPHAREFTAEVRVNNLLYGTGKGKRKQDATKAAAEDALKRCQLQ from the coding sequence ATGTCTTGTTTGCCTCCTTTTCAAAATGCTCTCCTTCTCACCCAAGCTTTAACCCATCGTTCCTATGTTAACGAACAGTCCGAATTGACGGAAAATAACGAGCGCCTAGAATTTTTGGGCGATGCGATTTTGGCTTTTTTGGTGGGCGAACTTTTGTATCAGAAATATCCCGCCATGAACGAGGCCGAATTAACCCGTTTGCGGTCAAATTTGGTCAAAGAAGAACAATTAGCGCAATTGGGCCTTGAAATCGGCCTGGGGGAGTTAATGCGTTTAGGCAAGGGGGCAATTAAAGATCGGGGGCGATCAAATCCTACCCTATTAGCGGACACTTTTGAAGCGATAATTGGGGCTTATTATCTAGATTCGGGGTTAAATGCGGTTAAAAACTATCTGCATCAACTTTTTATCCCTGTAGCCTCTCATTTAGTCTCTCAACAATCGGAATCGCCATCTTTTATCGATGCCAAAAATCTCTTTCAACAGTGGGCGCTGGCCAATTTTGCCTCTAATCCAGAATATGCGATCATTGATGTGACAGGACCCCCCCACGCTAGGGAATTTACTGCCGAAGTGCGGGTTAATAATCTTCTCTACGGTACAGGTAAAGGTAAACGGAAACAGGATGCCACCAAAGCGGCTGCCGAAGATGCCTTAAAGCGCTGTCAATTGCAATAG
- the cysW gene encoding sulfate ABC transporter permease subunit CysW, with product MQNPKALTKPKEWDYKPLLIIIALVYLAFLLFIPAAAVFYYAFRNGFQAFLEAAGTSDFIEAVKLTVIIALITVPLNTIFGLCAAWVIARNQFRGKTLLISLIDLPFAVSPVVAGLMIVLLYGRNGWLGPFLEFFDIKILFALPGMVLATIFVTMPFVAREVIPVLEEIGLEQEEAGRTLGASDWQIFWRITLPNIRWGLMYGVLLTNARAMGEFGAVSVVSGSILGRTATLPIFVEQAYKNYLTPAAFSAAAILALLAGVTLIIKEILERKTAHKIHTT from the coding sequence ATGCAGAATCCAAAAGCCTTAACTAAACCGAAAGAATGGGATTACAAACCCCTACTAATTATTATCGCCCTTGTCTATCTTGCCTTCTTGCTTTTTATTCCGGCAGCGGCAGTATTTTACTATGCTTTTCGCAATGGATTCCAAGCTTTTTTAGAAGCGGCAGGAACTTCTGACTTTATCGAAGCCGTGAAATTAACAGTAATTATTGCCCTAATTACTGTACCTTTAAACACAATTTTTGGACTTTGTGCAGCCTGGGTAATTGCTCGCAATCAATTTCGTGGCAAAACTTTATTAATTAGTTTAATTGACTTGCCTTTTGCCGTTTCTCCCGTGGTAGCGGGTTTAATGATTGTACTGCTCTATGGGCGCAATGGTTGGTTAGGTCCTTTCTTAGAATTTTTCGATATAAAAATACTTTTTGCTTTACCCGGAATGGTATTAGCAACTATATTTGTTACTATGCCTTTTGTCGCTAGAGAAGTTATCCCAGTCTTAGAAGAAATTGGTTTGGAACAAGAGGAAGCAGGGCGCACTTTAGGGGCAAGTGATTGGCAGATTTTCTGGCGCATAACTTTACCCAATATTCGTTGGGGATTGATGTACGGAGTGCTGTTAACTAATGCCCGGGCGATGGGAGAATTTGGGGCGGTTTCTGTGGTTTCTGGCAGTATTTTAGGGAGAACTGCCACCCTGCCAATTTTCGTAGAACAGGCCTATAAAAATTATCTCACTCCTGCCGCTTTTAGTGCGGCGGCTATTCTCGCCTTACTAGCGGGAGTTACTTTAATTATCAAAGAAATTCTCGAACGTAAAACCGCCCACAAAATTCATACTACATAA
- the clpS gene encoding ATP-dependent Clp protease adapter ClpS: protein MASAPSTTLDKSTQVVKKTYPNYKVIVLNDDFNTFDHVANCLIKYIPDMTTDRAWELTNQVHYQGQAIVWTGPQEQAELYHQQLRREGLTMAPLEAA from the coding sequence ATGGCCAGCGCACCCAGTACCACCTTAGATAAGTCCACCCAAGTGGTCAAAAAGACTTATCCCAACTATAAAGTTATTGTTCTCAACGATGACTTTAACACCTTCGATCATGTGGCCAATTGTTTAATTAAATATATCCCGGATATGACCACCGATCGAGCTTGGGAATTAACTAATCAAGTTCACTACCAAGGACAGGCAATTGTCTGGACAGGTCCCCAAGAACAAGCGGAACTTTATCACCAACAATTGCGACGGGAAGGATTAACCATGGCTCCCCTAGAGGCCGCATAA
- a CDS encoding DUF2103 domain-containing protein: protein MNNGRLVWNHSTHIPGLIAVLEKLITYQGITTVTPGVLSRSKGHCPRLQLRISVPIRGGFKLIARTGKSVQEVFVITDLNQEDLEMAIQACLGK from the coding sequence ATGAATAATGGTCGCTTAGTTTGGAATCATTCTACTCATATTCCGGGGTTGATTGCGGTATTAGAAAAGTTAATTACCTATCAAGGAATCACCACTGTCACCCCGGGGGTACTTTCTCGCTCAAAAGGTCATTGTCCGCGGTTACAATTGCGGATATCAGTGCCAATTCGTGGTGGTTTTAAGCTGATTGCGAGGACAGGAAAAAGTGTTCAGGAGGTCTTTGTTATTACCGATTTAAACCAAGAGGATTTAGAAATGGCTATCCAAGCTTGTTTAGGAAAATAA
- a CDS encoding pentapeptide repeat-containing protein — MGALLKGCWLLIIVFLFFSVHSLPSLAVMDRVPLTVTLLQERLSAPVLKEGMTTIDLANLVIDIRDENKELQEQFYQQIQGQINRAKQPLGLDFSNSLIQGNFIASRLGLPTPLTKVALATLLSPTEEQLLQQDENFLFDSDEPVFNVTVFRGPVKLQGTVFMGEVDFSKTFFLQIVEAMAAKFSRESNWVESRFARVAKFTKATFMGDVNFSQSQFLNKAIFRTAHFKSITNFHRSHFTAEAYFDKTKYDKPADFTRTFWEKEANFSQSQWRDRPLFSKSRFLSLLTFKNATFEKSGAFRSSYFNGVVSFQDVKLLDQVDFSNSTFTKNSYLSVSGLAFDSDKAKILGDRGVIGQAIYLPTLAGNETVLRNLVRNFRSLEQIADANQIEYKTEKLRVQQLKQKLNNISIIRLINLTWLADFLHTSFLALLLLLSQDGTNFSLVFGTGIIIFAYFGCLFWLIDRVRRLTPKPVIPNRYEILCMVTSYIILTLSGVFNILQSASRPLLTLTAIALILVPLPLILIIELYRRGRYHDLMDSSYFLQDGSMRQLRLLITRLPVVPEFPLFRDRYTPIPWQKRWNWLNYYDLSLNNLLKIGFNDWRVRDQELPAIISFLVWYQWGIGIFYITLLIWTLSRTIPGLNLLIYLK; from the coding sequence GTGGGTGCGTTGTTGAAAGGCTGCTGGTTACTAATCATTGTTTTTCTGTTTTTCTCTGTACATTCTCTCCCTAGTTTGGCAGTAATGGATAGAGTTCCTTTAACAGTAACTTTATTGCAGGAACGTTTAAGCGCACCCGTCCTTAAAGAAGGGATGACTACCATCGATTTAGCCAATTTGGTTATCGATATCCGCGATGAAAATAAAGAACTGCAAGAACAATTTTATCAACAGATTCAAGGTCAAATTAATCGCGCTAAACAACCCCTAGGTTTAGATTTTAGTAATTCCTTAATTCAAGGCAATTTTATCGCTTCCCGTCTGGGTTTACCGACTCCTTTAACAAAAGTGGCTCTCGCTACCTTATTATCACCCACGGAAGAACAGTTATTACAACAGGACGAAAATTTTTTATTCGATAGCGATGAACCGGTTTTTAATGTCACAGTATTTCGCGGACCTGTGAAGTTGCAGGGAACCGTATTTATGGGAGAAGTGGACTTTTCTAAGACTTTTTTTCTGCAAATTGTCGAAGCAATGGCAGCAAAATTTAGTCGTGAAAGTAATTGGGTAGAATCTCGTTTTGCTAGGGTAGCGAAATTTACCAAAGCCACTTTTATGGGAGATGTAAATTTTAGTCAAAGTCAATTTTTAAATAAAGCTATCTTTCGCACGGCCCATTTTAAAAGTATTACTAACTTCCATCGCAGTCATTTTACTGCCGAAGCTTATTTTGATAAAACCAAATACGATAAACCCGCAGATTTTACCCGTACTTTCTGGGAAAAAGAAGCCAATTTTTCCCAAAGTCAATGGCGAGATCGTCCGCTATTTTCTAAGAGTAGATTTTTAAGTTTATTAACCTTTAAAAATGCCACTTTTGAGAAATCGGGTGCTTTCCGGTCTAGTTATTTTAATGGTGTGGTTAGTTTTCAAGATGTGAAACTTTTAGATCAGGTAGATTTTAGTAATTCCACTTTTACTAAAAATAGTTATTTGAGTGTATCAGGATTAGCTTTTGATTCCGATAAAGCGAAAATACTGGGAGATAGAGGAGTAATTGGTCAAGCAATTTATTTACCAACCTTAGCAGGAAATGAAACAGTTTTAAGAAATTTAGTTCGTAATTTTCGCTCCCTAGAACAAATTGCCGATGCTAATCAAATTGAATACAAAACCGAAAAATTGCGAGTTCAACAGTTAAAACAAAAGCTAAATAATATCTCAATTATTCGCCTAATTAACCTCACTTGGTTAGCTGATTTTCTGCATACTTCTTTCCTTGCTTTACTATTACTCTTAAGTCAAGATGGTACAAATTTTAGTTTAGTTTTCGGTACAGGAATCATAATTTTTGCCTATTTTGGCTGTTTATTTTGGTTAATTGATCGCGTGCGTCGTCTGACTCCTAAACCAGTAATTCCTAATCGTTATGAAATCCTTTGTATGGTAACTAGCTATATTATTCTCACCCTTTCAGGTGTGTTTAATATCCTGCAATCTGCCAGCCGTCCTCTACTAACTTTAACAGCTATTGCCCTAATTCTTGTCCCCTTACCCCTAATTTTAATTATCGAACTTTATCGTCGGGGACGCTATCACGATTTAATGGATAGTTCCTATTTCCTACAAGATGGTAGTATGCGACAATTACGCTTATTAATCACCCGTTTACCCGTAGTTCCCGAATTTCCCCTCTTTCGCGATCGTTATACTCCCATTCCTTGGCAAAAGCGTTGGAATTGGTTAAATTATTATGATTTAAGTCTCAATAATTTGCTAAAAATAGGCTTTAATGATTGGCGAGTTCGCGATCAAGAATTACCCGCTATCATTTCTTTTTTAGTTTGGTATCAATGGGGTATCGGCATCTTTTATATCACTCTCCTTATCTGGACCCTCTCGCGCACGATTCCGGGGTTAAATCTCTTGATTTATTTAAAATAA
- the cysT gene encoding sulfate ABC transporter permease subunit CysT → MANPQLSLSPSQPLKKVSIPWVITISYLVVLLVLPAAALFAKSLTLGFAEFWRIATLPISLSAYQVTFFTSLIAGLIDGVFGTIIAWVLVRYRFPGKKIVDACVDLPFALPTSVAGLVLATVYSDNGWLGQFFAPFGIKISFTILGVFVAMLFIALPFIVRTLQPVLQEMEKEVEEAALSLGASSWQIFWRVIFPTILPAILTGVALGFARAIGEYGSVVIISSNIPFKDLIAPVLIFQRLEEYDYTGATVIGMVLLLVSLLMLVVINFLQQWGQKYKVK, encoded by the coding sequence ATGGCTAACCCACAATTATCTTTATCTCCCAGTCAACCCCTGAAAAAAGTTTCTATTCCTTGGGTAATTACCATTAGTTATCTAGTGGTTTTGTTGGTTTTACCGGCGGCGGCACTATTTGCTAAATCCCTAACTCTTGGTTTTGCCGAATTTTGGCGCATTGCCACTTTACCGATTTCTTTATCCGCTTACCAAGTCACTTTTTTTACTTCCTTAATCGCCGGATTAATTGACGGAGTTTTTGGCACTATTATCGCTTGGGTATTAGTGCGTTATCGATTCCCGGGTAAAAAAATTGTCGATGCTTGTGTAGATTTGCCCTTTGCTTTACCCACTTCTGTTGCCGGTTTAGTCCTAGCCACAGTTTACAGTGATAACGGTTGGCTCGGTCAATTTTTTGCCCCCTTTGGCATTAAGATATCCTTTACCATTTTAGGGGTTTTTGTGGCGATGTTATTTATCGCTTTACCCTTCATTGTCCGCACCTTACAGCCGGTTTTACAGGAAATGGAAAAAGAGGTAGAAGAAGCGGCTTTATCCCTCGGCGCTTCCTCTTGGCAAATCTTTTGGCGAGTTATTTTTCCCACAATACTACCCGCTATTTTAACAGGAGTTGCCCTCGGTTTTGCCAGAGCGATCGGTGAATATGGTTCCGTAGTTATTATCTCCTCTAATATCCCCTTTAAGGATTTAATTGCCCCAGTTTTAATCTTCCAAAGACTAGAGGAATATGATTACACAGGGGCGACAGTAATCGGCATGGTTTTATTACTGGTTTCTTTGTTGATGTTAGTAGTAATTAATTTCCTGCAACAATGGGGGCAAAAATACAAAGTTAAGTAA
- a CDS encoding Crp/Fnr family transcriptional regulator, which yields MGKSVKAKKTTLLQQLINQSFLFRGLEEAWLSQYLDADNLKLETLFSNRPVYTAFLPDEFLDVLYVILDEGVIVVRSTPLDRIIAITYPGGCFGMRSLPFSYGLASRAFPCLVESYKTTHVLKIPLSALEKIYNDNESFRQRYCFLFELQQKFEYHLLNCSSYPPQAVAALLRALIYQERELGSQPSAENIYTFDLSVDVIARACQLNQRTVEQVLKGLQTVGLIASESTGDLIRVLDAEGLKEVYSATRDKVNWWPLR from the coding sequence ATGGGCAAGAGCGTCAAAGCCAAAAAAACAACCCTCCTACAACAACTGATTAACCAGAGTTTTCTCTTTCGCGGACTAGAGGAAGCTTGGTTAAGTCAGTATCTCGATGCCGACAATCTCAAGCTAGAGACGCTATTTTCCAATCGTCCCGTCTATACGGCTTTTCTCCCCGATGAATTTCTAGATGTTTTGTATGTGATTTTAGATGAGGGTGTAATCGTCGTCCGCAGCACTCCCCTCGACCGGATTATTGCCATTACCTACCCCGGCGGCTGTTTTGGTATGAGGAGTTTACCCTTTAGTTATGGTTTAGCCAGTCGCGCCTTTCCCTGTTTGGTGGAATCCTATAAAACTACCCACGTCCTGAAAATTCCCTTATCGGCACTAGAAAAGATTTACAACGATAACGAAAGTTTTCGTCAACGGTACTGTTTTTTATTTGAATTACAGCAAAAATTCGAGTATCATTTGCTTAATTGCAGTAGCTATCCACCCCAAGCTGTGGCGGCTTTACTGAGAGCTTTAATCTATCAAGAAAGAGAATTAGGCAGTCAACCGAGTGCTGAAAATATCTATACTTTTGATCTATCCGTCGATGTGATTGCTCGCGCTTGTCAACTCAATCAACGCACCGTCGAACAGGTATTAAAAGGATTGCAAACCGTGGGATTAATTGCCTCAGAATCGACGGGGGATTTAATTCGGGTACTAGATGCCGAGGGTTTAAAAGAAGTGTACAGTGCCACCAGGGATAAAGTTAATTGGTGGCCCCTAAGATAA
- a CDS encoding glycosyltransferase family 4 protein: MRIALFTETFLPKIDGIVTRLKHTVEHLQRLGHQVLVFSPDGGLKEYKGAKIHGVTGIPLPLYPELKMAFPRPSVGQALERFKPDIIHVVNPAVLGVGGIYFAKTMNIPLVASYHTHLPQYLQHYGLGSLEGLLWELLKLAHNQASLNLCTSTAMVQELSSRGIEKVELWQRGVDTELFQPHLKSPAMRLKLSQNNPDSPLLLYVGRVSAEKEIDRIKPVLEAIPEARFAIVGDGPHREALTSHFADTNTHFVGYLQGLELASAFASADAFLFPSRTETLGLVLLESMAAGCPVVAANSGGIPDIVTDGVNGHLFDPRDEKGLISATQRLLTAKAEREELRRNARLEAEKWAWQAATKQLLNYYHRVLNNNTVAFAA, translated from the coding sequence ATGCGAATTGCTCTTTTTACAGAAACTTTCTTGCCGAAAATCGATGGAATTGTCACCCGTCTTAAACATACCGTGGAACACCTACAAAGATTAGGTCATCAGGTATTAGTTTTCTCTCCCGATGGCGGTTTAAAGGAGTACAAAGGTGCTAAAATTCATGGAGTTACAGGGATTCCCTTACCCCTATATCCGGAATTAAAAATGGCTTTCCCCCGGCCTTCAGTCGGTCAAGCTTTAGAGAGGTTTAAACCTGATATTATTCATGTGGTTAACCCGGCTGTTTTAGGGGTGGGAGGCATTTATTTTGCCAAAACTATGAACATTCCCCTCGTCGCTTCCTATCATACCCATCTCCCCCAATACCTACAACACTATGGATTAGGTTCCCTAGAAGGATTACTCTGGGAATTATTAAAATTGGCCCACAATCAAGCAAGTTTAAATCTCTGCACTTCCACTGCTATGGTGCAAGAATTATCTAGTCGTGGCATTGAAAAGGTAGAGCTTTGGCAAAGGGGAGTCGATACGGAATTATTTCAACCTCATTTAAAATCCCCGGCTATGAGACTGAAATTATCCCAAAATAACCCCGATAGTCCTCTCTTATTATACGTTGGTCGAGTGTCGGCCGAAAAAGAAATTGATCGCATTAAACCAGTATTAGAAGCGATTCCCGAAGCAAGATTTGCCATTGTGGGAGATGGTCCCCATCGGGAAGCTTTAACAAGTCATTTTGCTGACACAAATACCCATTTTGTCGGTTATTTACAGGGGTTAGAATTAGCCTCCGCTTTTGCTTCCGCAGATGCTTTTCTTTTTCCCTCACGCACAGAAACCCTCGGTTTGGTACTCTTAGAATCCATGGCTGCCGGTTGTCCGGTAGTGGCAGCAAATTCGGGGGGAATTCCTGATATTGTCACCGATGGAGTTAATGGTCATCTCTTCGATCCTAGGGATGAAAAAGGTTTAATTAGTGCCACCCAAAGATTACTAACCGCCAAGGCAGAAAGAGAGGAATTACGACGAAATGCGCGCCTAGAAGCGGAAAAATGGGCATGGCAAGCGGCCACCAAACAGTTATTAAATTACTATCACCGGGTTTTGAATAATAATACTGTGGCTTTTGCCGCTTAA
- a CDS encoding NIL domain-containing protein: MDNQPQWQTINHPQSDLHLDQSGLDRPTSRRIKIRVPKQYINEPIIARLGSFSGLKVNIFSALLAANNNQDGWFDLQLQGNSQGIENALSYLADLDVEVWYDSAQVLEEADNW, translated from the coding sequence ATGGATAATCAACCTCAATGGCAAACTATTAATCATCCCCAAAGTGACTTACATCTCGATCAATCAGGACTCGATCGCCCCACTTCCCGAAGAATAAAAATTCGGGTTCCTAAACAATATATTAACGAGCCAATTATAGCACGTTTGGGGTCTTTTTCCGGTCTAAAAGTGAATATATTTTCCGCTTTGTTAGCGGCAAATAATAATCAAGATGGCTGGTTCGATCTACAACTACAAGGCAACTCCCAAGGGATAGAAAATGCCCTTTCCTATCTGGCAGATTTAGATGTAGAAGTTTGGTATGATTCAGCACAAGTTCTTGAAGAAGCCGACAATTGGTAA